The following DNA comes from Cytophagales bacterium.
GATTTATTGCTGAAAATACCAACTTACCTGTTATTGAATCAATTTCTAAAGAGGTTATAGTTAATGACATGCAAAGATATGAAATAATCCTGATACGTAATAATGTTTGTTTATAAATTACCTATATTGCAATAAAATACATAGAATTACAATGAAAAAACATTCTTTACAGGTAAAAAATTTAAAGTGTGATAGCTATAGCAGTATGCGGCAGTTATGGCAACAATTAGAAACAATCAATCTTCATATAATTGATTTAATGACAGGAAAGATCGTACTTGCCAAAAAACCTGGTCAGTTTCAGTTGATGAGGATAAGGGTTATTTTAAGAAATAATAATATGCAGCTTATTCTTGGCAGAAAGCAAATGATAGTAGAAAAGATAAAAGGTACCATAAATAATTTAATTTTTAATAGCAAAATAAATATGAACAACTCTGATTATATAAGTGAAAGTATTGGAATGAATTACAGCTATCTGAGCAGACTTTTTAAATCGGTAGAGAAGATCACAATTGAAAAATATATCATTTCTCAAAAGATAGTACGTTTAAAGCAATTGTTAATAGGAGGCAAACTAACCGAAACTAAAATTGCGAAAAAAATGCGTTATAGCAGCGTACAATATTTATCTAATCAATTCAAAAAAACTGAAGGTGAAACACTAAGCTCTTATAAGAAAAAACATTGCCCCCCCCCCTACCTCCATCATCTTTACAAAAACCTTAACTTTAACTACATAAATGTCAAAATCTTATAAAATAATGTCAAAATTTTTTGCATGTTTTATTATATATTTATTAAAGCTCTATTTCCTTTGTGCTGAAATCAATTAATCAATTTTTAATTATGGAAACTTTAAAAGCATTTAACAGAAATTGTGCAAAAAGTATAATAGTCATTACTTTTATTAGCACAAT
Coding sequences within:
- a CDS encoding helix-turn-helix transcriptional regulator; the protein is MKKHSLQVKNLKCDSYSSMRQLWQQLETINLHIIDLMTGKIVLAKKPGQFQLMRIRVILRNNNMQLILGRKQMIVEKIKGTINNLIFNSKINMNNSDYISESIGMNYSYLSRLFKSVEKITIEKYIISQKIVRLKQLLIGGKLTETKIAKKMRYSSVQYLSNQFKKTEGETLSSYKKKHCPPPYLHHLYKNLNFNYINVKIL